In one window of Thermodesulfobacteriota bacterium DNA:
- a CDS encoding long-chain-fatty-acid--CoA ligase: MMYTLGDIPINGANHFPDWEAIVFEETRMTFRQLNARVNRLANALIGLGCKKGHHLAVLAENCSQYVEIYFAAAKIGVCVCPQNHRLADEELTYVINHGESTLFLVGQGFEDRARSIQGSLKNIRHWISIENFIDGYLSYEELIKTNPDREPVPDAPVDEQDLAILMYTGGTTGLPKGVMLTHRNLMTTVGNAVLTAATELANLGPGRRFSTCMVLPMFHVSLWPVLLTLSIGGKAVINRKMDLGEILRLIQDEQCAHINMVPTIYGWLVDYPDAGKYDISSLIYMTYAGSPFPTEVLKKCIRRFGNIFSQGYGATETAGGAATVLSFRDHDIEGPRSRLLASAGKAAPCSRIKIADDQGRELPRGQSGEICVTGKHIMAGYWKDPLKTAEVLRDGWYHTGDMGFMDEDGYVFLTDRKADMIISGGENVYPKETEDVLYQHEAVAECAVVSAPDPRWGEIVKAVVVLQPGRTATEEELIAFCKKRLAGYKCPKAVVFWDRLPTSIIGKVLKKEIKATFWQGHDRSIG; encoded by the coding sequence ATGATGTACACTTTAGGCGACATCCCAATTAACGGCGCCAACCATTTCCCGGACTGGGAGGCGATTGTCTTTGAAGAGACCCGCATGACCTTTCGGCAACTCAACGCCCGGGTCAACCGCCTGGCCAATGCCCTGATCGGGCTGGGGTGTAAAAAAGGCCATCACCTGGCGGTCCTGGCGGAAAATTGCAGCCAGTACGTGGAAATCTATTTTGCCGCCGCCAAGATCGGGGTCTGCGTCTGCCCGCAGAACCACCGCCTGGCTGATGAAGAGCTGACCTACGTCATCAATCACGGCGAATCGACCCTGTTTCTGGTGGGGCAGGGATTTGAAGACCGGGCTCGTTCTATCCAGGGCTCACTGAAAAATATCAGGCATTGGATCTCCATTGAGAATTTTATCGACGGGTATCTGTCCTACGAAGAGCTGATCAAGACGAATCCGGACAGAGAGCCGGTACCTGATGCGCCAGTAGACGAACAGGATCTGGCCATTCTCATGTACACCGGCGGCACCACCGGTCTTCCAAAGGGGGTCATGCTGACCCACCGGAACCTCATGACCACGGTCGGCAATGCCGTGCTCACGGCGGCCACGGAACTGGCCAACCTGGGGCCGGGCCGGCGCTTTTCCACCTGTATGGTCCTGCCCATGTTTCATGTTTCCCTGTGGCCGGTGCTGCTGACCCTGTCCATTGGCGGCAAGGCCGTCATCAACCGCAAGATGGACCTGGGCGAAATTCTGCGGCTGATCCAGGATGAACAGTGCGCCCATATCAACATGGTGCCGACCATTTACGGCTGGCTGGTCGATTATCCGGACGCCGGCAAATACGATATTTCCAGCCTCATTTACATGACCTATGCCGGCAGTCCCTTCCCCACGGAAGTCCTAAAAAAATGCATCCGGCGGTTCGGCAATATTTTCTCTCAAGGGTATGGGGCCACCGAAACCGCCGGCGGCGCGGCCACGGTGTTAAGTTTCCGGGACCACGACATTGAAGGACCGCGTTCACGCCTGCTGGCCAGTGCCGGTAAAGCCGCCCCCTGCTCCCGGATAAAGATCGCCGATGACCAGGGCCGGGAGTTACCGCGCGGGCAAAGCGGCGAAATATGCGTCACCGGCAAACACATCATGGCCGGCTACTGGAAAGACCCGTTGAAAACCGCCGAGGTCTTGCGGGACGGATGGTACCATACCGGCGACATGGGCTTTATGGATGAAGACGGCTATGTGTTTTTGACAGACCGCAAGGCGGACATGATTATTTCCGGCGGAGAAAACGTCTATCCCAAGGAGACTGAGGATGTTCTCTATCAGCATGAAGCCGTGGCGGAATGTGCCGTGGTCTCGGCGCCGGATCCCCGGTGGGGTGAAATCGTAAAAGCGGTGGTGGTTCTGCAACCCGGCCGGACAGCTACCGAAGAAGAGTTGATCGCTTTCTGTAAAAAACGACTGGCCGGGTATAAATGCCCCAAGGCGGTTGTGTTCTGGGACAGGTTGCCCACATCCATCATCGGAAAGGTTTTAAAAAAGGAAATCAAGGCGACGTTCTGGCAGGGCCATGACAGAAGTATCGGATAG
- a CDS encoding NADH:flavin oxidoreductase: protein MSYKSLFEPIQIGNVEVKNRIAMSPMNMGYTGPNGYHSDQGTAWYAMRARGGFGLIITECVVMNPHRWGGQECLNPSLMTDERYYRFHSELTEMIHHFSGCKICIQLSPGWGRQGHPHVESRDCPAGAPSAIPMRTDLRNINKGWEKQVKRLAREFGGEEIEKIVPDFSQVSKMNDEEYEGFRTWALETIGTVSPELLHVVDGDTPRELTREEIIDLEDRFAVQASAAYKLGYDALEIHAPHGYLLHQFLSPRSNHRHDEYGGSLENRSRFLTNIIVKTREKIGPEKALGVRLSGDELMPGGITHEEVKKVIALCKDAGVNFLNVSQGSYENPAAAFAPDGEDEFTKWAPGFKEASGGLPVITPNFINPETAEKAISSGKTDMISLGRQAIADPFWPVKVKEGRTGDIVKCIRCQRCYMDLMTANWARCSVNPAVGMEKYYPELFLDTPKLLKKMNLFKSKIKDLPQI, encoded by the coding sequence ATGAGTTACAAATCATTATTTGAACCCATCCAGATCGGCAACGTAGAAGTAAAAAACAGAATCGCCATGTCCCCGATGAATATGGGCTATACGGGACCGAACGGTTACCACAGCGATCAGGGAACAGCCTGGTATGCGATGCGGGCCAGAGGAGGCTTCGGACTGATCATCACCGAATGCGTGGTGATGAATCCCCATCGCTGGGGGGGGCAGGAGTGCCTGAACCCAAGCCTTATGACCGATGAACGGTACTACCGTTTTCACAGCGAACTGACGGAGATGATCCATCATTTTTCAGGCTGTAAAATATGCATCCAGCTCAGCCCGGGATGGGGAAGACAAGGGCATCCCCATGTGGAATCGAGAGATTGCCCGGCAGGCGCGCCTTCAGCCATCCCCATGAGAACCGATTTAAGAAATATAAACAAAGGATGGGAAAAACAGGTCAAAAGACTCGCGCGGGAGTTCGGTGGCGAAGAGATCGAAAAGATCGTTCCCGACTTTAGCCAGGTAAGTAAAATGAATGACGAAGAATACGAAGGCTTCAGGACCTGGGCGTTGGAAACGATCGGCACTGTGTCTCCTGAACTGTTACACGTGGTCGATGGCGACACGCCACGCGAACTTACACGCGAGGAAATCATTGATCTGGAAGACCGGTTTGCCGTGCAGGCAAGCGCTGCCTACAAACTGGGCTACGATGCGCTTGAAATTCATGCCCCGCACGGATATCTGCTGCATCAGTTTCTGTCTCCCCGTTCCAATCACCGTCATGATGAATATGGCGGAAGCCTCGAAAACAGAAGCCGGTTTCTCACAAACATCATTGTAAAAACGCGCGAGAAAATCGGTCCGGAAAAGGCGTTGGGCGTAAGGCTTTCAGGGGATGAGCTGATGCCGGGCGGCATCACCCATGAAGAGGTGAAGAAAGTGATCGCCCTGTGCAAGGACGCGGGCGTCAATTTTCTGAACGTTTCCCAGGGATCATATGAAAATCCCGCGGCCGCCTTCGCTCCTGACGGCGAGGATGAATTCACGAAATGGGCGCCCGGCTTTAAGGAGGCGTCCGGCGGACTTCCGGTTATCACCCCAAACTTTATCAATCCTGAAACCGCTGAAAAGGCGATTTCATCAGGAAAAACCGATATGATTTCCCTTGGCCGCCAGGCCATCGCGGATCCGTTCTGGCCGGTAAAAGTAAAAGAGGGCCGCACCGGTGATATCGTAAAATGCATAAGGTGTCAGCGGTGTTACATGGATTTAATGACTGCCAACTGGGCCCGATGCTCGGTGAATCCGGCTGTCGGCATGGAGAAATATTACCCCGAGTTGTTTCTTGATACCCCGAAGCTTTTAAAGAAGATGAACCTGTTCAAATCAAAAATAAAAGACCTTCCCCAGATATAA
- a CDS encoding amidohydrolase family protein → MTEPRDDYFKIDPEPHLIGDMEHINHFPGVRMWWRAIDNIARPMVTGMPPEAFAGLEEWEMMKTADPQKLLAAMDKYGVDIACLLPESMMDTTGYTSRWVSNGEMAKVVESNPNRFMYQPNISPIKHKGVNNTIWELEYWVKEKGARIFKFYPPEDTYINDPDLWPFYKKAEELGIVLDIHTGFCWVPPGKSKHSLPIQLDDVARDFPGLKIVAFHMGYPYCDDLNMVAMGHPNVYVCLSLLVPWAICAPRKFATIIGEALRWVGPDKIIWGTDYAGFAFQMAQAVRGMRTFQIPEDMQKGYGYPAITDDDRRKIFGGNLAGLLGIDTRRRV, encoded by the coding sequence ATGACCGAACCCAGGGATGATTATTTCAAGATCGACCCCGAGCCTCATTTGATCGGCGACATGGAGCACATCAACCATTTCCCCGGGGTCCGGATGTGGTGGCGGGCCATTGACAATATTGCCCGGCCAATGGTCACGGGCATGCCGCCGGAAGCCTTTGCCGGTCTGGAAGAATGGGAGATGATGAAAACGGCCGACCCGCAGAAGCTCCTGGCCGCCATGGACAAATACGGCGTGGATATCGCCTGTCTTCTGCCGGAATCCATGATGGACACCACCGGCTATACCAGCCGCTGGGTGTCCAACGGTGAAATGGCCAAAGTAGTGGAATCCAACCCGAACCGTTTCATGTATCAACCCAATATCAGCCCCATCAAACACAAGGGCGTCAATAACACCATCTGGGAGCTGGAATACTGGGTCAAGGAAAAAGGCGCCCGCATCTTCAAGTTCTATCCGCCGGAAGACACCTATATCAATGATCCGGATTTGTGGCCGTTCTACAAGAAAGCCGAAGAACTGGGTATCGTACTGGATATCCACACCGGATTCTGCTGGGTGCCGCCGGGAAAGTCCAAACACTCCCTGCCCATTCAACTGGACGATGTGGCCCGGGATTTCCCCGGCCTTAAAATCGTGGCCTTTCACATGGGCTATCCTTACTGCGATGATTTGAACATGGTGGCCATGGGACACCCCAACGTTTATGTCTGCCTGTCGCTGCTGGTCCCCTGGGCTATTTGCGCCCCCCGGAAGTTTGCGACCATCATCGGTGAAGCCCTTCGCTGGGTGGGACCCGATAAAATCATCTGGGGAACCGATTACGCCGGATTCGCCTTTCAGATGGCCCAGGCCGTACGGGGCATGAGAACCTTTCAGATACCAGAAGACATGCAGAAGGGGTATGGATACCCGGCGATCACCGATGACGACCGCCGGAAGATATTCGGCGGCAACCTGGCCGGGCTTCTTGGTATCGACACCAGGCGGCGGGTTTAG
- a CDS encoding 3-oxoacyl-ACP reductase family protein, whose translation MTLSGKTALVTGASRGLGRAVALALGAAGANVAVTDLLMESERPDKEQLGQYSILAAHFAGSENVRTVSTAEEIAAMGQKSLALKMDVTHPDQIQKAVAQVSEQLGEVDILVNNAGVMDNMATLEHQNLQMFERDLKVNLTGAFNCIQAVWPYMKKNGWGRIINMSSFVALSGAFAQPGYGASKAGLIGLTRSLALEGAGHGITVNAVLPGFIETEAVQLHDPKMLDRIRARTPMKRLGRPGEVSSLAVFLAGEDAGFITGATIPVTGGADLFVF comes from the coding sequence ATGACTTTATCCGGTAAAACAGCACTGGTGACCGGCGCCTCAAGAGGTCTGGGCAGGGCCGTTGCTCTGGCTTTAGGCGCGGCCGGGGCCAATGTCGCGGTCACGGATTTGCTGATGGAATCAGAGCGCCCCGACAAAGAGCAACTGGGCCAATACAGTATTCTGGCCGCCCATTTTGCCGGCAGTGAAAATGTCCGGACGGTTTCAACAGCCGAAGAAATAGCGGCAATGGGTCAAAAAAGCCTGGCCCTGAAAATGGATGTGACCCATCCGGATCAGATTCAAAAAGCCGTCGCGCAAGTTTCCGAACAACTGGGTGAGGTGGATATCCTGGTGAATAACGCCGGTGTCATGGACAATATGGCCACCTTGGAACACCAGAACTTGCAGATGTTTGAACGGGACCTGAAGGTCAATCTGACCGGCGCGTTTAACTGTATTCAGGCAGTCTGGCCATATATGAAAAAAAACGGGTGGGGCCGGATCATCAATATGTCATCTTTTGTCGCCTTGAGCGGCGCCTTTGCCCAGCCGGGTTATGGCGCTTCAAAGGCCGGCCTGATCGGTCTGACCCGATCCCTGGCACTGGAAGGGGCCGGGCATGGAATCACCGTTAACGCGGTTCTCCCCGGTTTTATCGAAACAGAAGCGGTCCAACTGCATGATCCCAAAATGCTTGACCGGATCAGGGCGCGGACGCCCATGAAGCGACTGGGCAGACCAGGAGAGGTTTCTTCCCTGGCTGTTTTTCTGGCGGGTGAAGACGCCGGCTTCATCACCGGCGCCACCATACCGGTCACCGGTGGCGCGGATCTGTTCGTATTCTAA
- a CDS encoding N-acyl homoserine lactonase family protein gives MQYRIHPIVMGTKVFDKGMMTYQHGYGKPYTIPIYCWYIEGGDRKVLVDTGEMKPIQSPAREQAIGGRIYTFEEGLARYNLTPESIDVIIHTHLHNDHCENDYKCVNATIYCHEKELEQIRHPHPLDFRYMEDFIDEVAENGQIRTVTGDGEILPGISVTHTPAHTPGGLTVWIETAKGRAAITGFCVIEENFFPPPEITGMEMEVIPPGTPVNPCEAYDIMLDVKSRADILIPLHEPKFAAVETIP, from the coding sequence ATGCAATACAGAATTCATCCGATCGTCATGGGGACCAAGGTGTTCGACAAGGGCATGATGACGTATCAGCACGGGTACGGCAAACCGTATACCATTCCTATTTACTGCTGGTACATCGAGGGCGGGGACAGGAAGGTCCTGGTGGATACCGGAGAGATGAAGCCGATCCAGTCGCCGGCCCGGGAACAGGCCATCGGCGGCAGAATTTATACCTTTGAGGAGGGGCTGGCCCGATATAATCTGACGCCGGAAAGCATCGACGTTATCATTCACACCCATCTGCACAATGACCACTGCGAGAACGATTACAAATGCGTGAATGCGACGATATATTGCCACGAAAAGGAACTGGAACAGATCCGCCACCCTCATCCCCTGGATTTTCGCTATATGGAGGACTTTATTGATGAGGTGGCGGAAAACGGCCAGATCCGGACCGTGACCGGGGACGGTGAAATCCTGCCGGGCATTTCCGTCACCCATACCCCGGCCCACACGCCGGGCGGGCTGACGGTCTGGATTGAAACCGCCAAGGGGAGGGCGGCCATTACCGGGTTCTGCGTGATAGAGGAAAACTTTTTTCCGCCGCCGGAAATCACCGGCATGGAAATGGAGGTCATACCGCCGGGTACCCCGGTGAATCCCTGCGAAGCCTATGATATCATGCTGGACGTCAAATCCAGGGCGGACATCCTGATTCCTTTACATGAGCCGAAGTTCGCCGCCGTGGAGACGATTCCGTAA
- a CDS encoding 5'-nucleotidase C-terminal domain-containing protein: MKFRSVFRTLKIFFVLFLIGWMTGCAGHVAKPDPAAPIPLTVLFFNDLHGHLKPFEVKDEQGGIIETGGIARMAYLVRGIREENNRNHVRTIVLVAGDILQGTPMSTVFRGEPDIKCLNAMGVDAAAVGNHEFDFGLDNFLSLKKQAGFPFLSANIVEKNGGRLLCDPYLAIDLNEAVSVTIIGVTTRELLTTTKDTNVATLDVLDSVGAVRQAYEAVKSRGPVILLSHSRHQTDREIAAAIPGLAAIIGGHDQILLSPYRLVGNVPVLQAFEKGRYLGRIDLEIDPVTKMARLIRNSYIPIVAGMPGDAGIADIVAAYDRRLGDQYKEVIGRADTFLDGERERIRCEETALGNFVTDVMAAYTGADIALINAGALRASIKQGPVTVEDVFKAMPYANELLVTGLTGREIEEMLKRSVSGAREEEDGGFLQVSGIYFDVRGRQVGNVRVGRDRQPMDAEARYTVAVPDFLSTGGDGYAMLKGKSYINTGLPLRELLVDTIRKQGVIAAGEEGRIRRME; the protein is encoded by the coding sequence ATGAAATTCCGATCTGTCTTCAGAACGCTTAAAATTTTCTTTGTGCTGTTTTTGATTGGCTGGATGACCGGGTGCGCCGGTCATGTTGCCAAGCCGGACCCGGCGGCGCCGATTCCCCTGACGGTTCTTTTTTTTAACGATCTCCACGGCCATTTAAAGCCGTTTGAGGTTAAAGACGAACAGGGGGGTATCATTGAAACCGGCGGCATCGCCCGCATGGCTTATCTGGTTCGGGGAATCCGCGAGGAGAACAACCGGAACCATGTCCGCACCATCGTCCTGGTGGCCGGGGATATCCTGCAGGGCACGCCCATGTCGACTGTGTTCCGCGGCGAGCCGGACATCAAATGTCTCAACGCCATGGGCGTGGATGCCGCCGCGGTGGGAAATCACGAATTTGATTTCGGCCTGGATAATTTCCTGAGCCTGAAGAAGCAGGCGGGCTTTCCGTTCTTGAGCGCCAATATCGTGGAAAAGAACGGGGGGCGGCTGCTGTGTGATCCCTATCTGGCCATTGACTTGAATGAAGCCGTATCCGTCACCATTATCGGGGTCACCACCCGGGAGCTGCTGACCACGACCAAGGATACCAATGTGGCGACCCTGGATGTTCTGGATTCCGTCGGCGCTGTTCGTCAAGCCTATGAAGCGGTCAAATCCAGGGGCCCGGTCATCCTGCTGTCTCACAGCCGTCATCAGACCGACCGCGAAATCGCCGCGGCCATCCCGGGCCTGGCGGCAATTATCGGCGGCCATGACCAGATCCTTCTTTCTCCCTATCGCCTCGTGGGCAACGTGCCTGTTTTGCAGGCCTTTGAAAAGGGGCGCTACCTGGGACGTATCGATCTGGAAATCGACCCGGTAACGAAAATGGCGCGGCTGATCCGGAACAGCTACATCCCCATCGTCGCCGGTATGCCAGGAGACGCCGGGATCGCCGATATCGTGGCTGCTTATGACAGGCGGTTGGGAGACCAGTACAAGGAAGTCATCGGCCGGGCCGATACGTTTCTCGACGGGGAGCGGGAGCGGATCCGCTGTGAAGAAACCGCCCTGGGCAATTTCGTGACGGATGTCATGGCAGCTTACACCGGCGCCGACATCGCCCTGATCAACGCCGGCGCCCTTCGCGCCAGCATTAAACAAGGCCCGGTGACCGTCGAAGACGTCTTCAAGGCCATGCCGTACGCCAACGAACTGCTGGTCACCGGACTGACCGGACGGGAGATCGAAGAAATGCTGAAACGGTCCGTCTCCGGAGCGAGGGAAGAAGAAGACGGCGGGTTTCTCCAGGTTTCCGGGATTTATTTTGATGTGCGCGGACGGCAGGTGGGCAATGTCCGGGTGGGCAGAGACCGGCAACCTATGGATGCCGAGGCCCGTTACACCGTGGCCGTTCCTGATTTTTTGTCGACCGGCGGAGATGGCTACGCCATGCTCAAAGGCAAAAGTTATATCAATACGGGTCTTCCCCTGCGGGAACTGCTGGTCGATACGATCCGTAAACAGGGCGTGATCGCCGCCGGTGAGGAGGGGCGGATCCGGCGGATGGAATAA
- a CDS encoding DUF350 domain-containing protein, translating into MGLLNYATSILISLFIGLAGFVVAYKIFDWLTPGVHFADQLKADNKSVAIFLAGLFIGLGLLLGSAVK; encoded by the coding sequence TTGGGTCTTTTAAATTACGCGACTTCCATTTTAATCTCATTGTTCATCGGACTGGCCGGTTTTGTTGTCGCTTATAAAATATTCGACTGGCTGACCCCTGGCGTACATTTTGCCGACCAGTTGAAAGCAGACAATAAATCCGTGGCCATTTTTCTGGCCGGCCTTTTTATCGGCCTGGGGCTTCTTCTGGGGAGCGCCGTGAAATGA
- a CDS encoding NlpC/P60 family protein has product MKRHLFIFLVSVWIGAAAVTAAVAQSLPHKDEAGDRWGGMQKTIENYLGRPYVWGACGMKSFDCSGFVWRIMTENGIFIKRTTARKLYMSLPAVSGDRNYAAGFLVFFNNMKHVGIVKDQSSFYHAQVSKGTNLSQFDPFWRPQVDGFRKMPM; this is encoded by the coding sequence ATGAAACGCCATCTTTTTATTTTTCTGGTATCCGTATGGATCGGAGCGGCTGCCGTTACCGCGGCCGTCGCCCAGTCGCTCCCGCATAAAGACGAGGCAGGCGACCGGTGGGGCGGCATGCAGAAAACCATCGAGAATTACCTCGGCCGGCCCTATGTCTGGGGCGCTTGCGGCATGAAAAGTTTCGACTGCTCCGGTTTTGTGTGGCGCATCATGACGGAAAACGGAATTTTCATCAAACGGACAACCGCCCGCAAACTGTACATGAGCCTTCCGGCCGTATCGGGAGATAGAAATTATGCCGCCGGGTTCCTGGTGTTTTTCAACAACATGAAGCACGTCGGCATTGTGAAAGACCAATCATCCTTTTATCATGCCCAGGTAAGCAAAGGGACGAACCTGTCTCAATTTGATCCCTTCTGGCGTCCGCAGGTTGACGGATTCAGAAAGATGCCGATGTAA